The genomic region ATCATGTGGCTGATTCGCCGCATTTCGGCATCGGTGATGTCGGTGTCGGCAGCCGATGCGAGAACCATGATGTAAATCAAAGCCGTGTGGTGGCCGATCATGAACCGATCCGTCCGGATGGACGCTCCCTGCCCGGTGTTCCGCGAATTCTACCCTCGCGGCGGCCCGCGTCGTCAAGATTTCGTGAGCCGGAGATCGGCCCGCCATTGCCACCCATAAGTGGTATGTCGGCGATGGAAATGCGATTTCATTGAAAAATATCGGACAACCCCATATTTTCGTTGCCACGGCCCTCCCGGGTCCGGACGGAGGGGCAAATAGGATCTCGGCAGCAGGGCACGGGTGCATGCGTACGGCGCACTCGAGGGGAGATCTGCACAATTGGGGTGTGCGATCCGCTGTTGGCAAACGGCGAATCGCCATGTATGGGATATCGGGGCGTCCGACTCGTTGAGACATCGGCGGCAAGCTTCGGCTCGCGGCGTCGGCGTTTTTCCGATCCGGACATAGGGGTACGGCCGGTGGCATGACCACAGCGTCAAACATCCATACGGCGAATCATCCCGAACTCTCGCGCGCTATCATCGAGGGTTCGCTCGACGCCATCCTCACCTTCGGCGAGGATGGGAACATTGCCACGTTCAATCCAGCGGCCGAACGGATGTTCGGTTATCCGGCCGCGGAGATTGTCGGACAGCCCATCGAGACGCTGCTGCAGGGTGAACGGCGAACGGGCGTGCGCGATCACGCCAAGATGGATTCCCTGTGGGACAAGCTGGCCGCCGACGGCAAGAACCACGAGTGCATGGGCCGCACCCGCGAGGAAGAGGCCCTTCACCTGGAAATCAGCGTCAGCCGGACGACGGTGGCCGACGTCGCCGTCTTCATCCTGATGGCGCGCGACGTTTCGCTGCGCAAGCGCGAGGACGCCCACACCCGCTTCCTGGCCCATTTCGACAGCCTGACCGGCCTTCCCAACCGCACGCTGTTCGAGGAACGGGCCAGCCAGGCCATCACCCAGGCGCGCCGCACCGGCGTGGTGCTGGCCTTGATGATGCTCGACCTCGACCGCTTCAAGGAGGTCAACGACTCGCTCGGCCATCAGGTCGGCGATCGCCTGCTGGTGGCGGCGGCCAAGCGGATTCGGGAAAGCGTGCGCGAAACCGACACGGTGACCCGGCTGGGCGGCGACGAGTTCGCCGTTCTCGTCACCAATCTCGCCGACCCCACCGGCGCCGCCACTGTCGGGGAAACCATCGTGTCGGCGCTGAACAGCCCCTTCGACCTGGACGGCGAACGCGTCATCACCAGCGCCAGCCTGGGCATCACCACCTTCCCGGCCGACGGCGCCGGGGTCGACGTCCTGCTGCGCAACGCCGACCGCGCGCTCTACCGGGCCAAGGCCAAGGGCCGCAACACCTATCAGTTCTACGTGCCGGAAATGGACGCCATGATCCAATCCCGCAAAGCCCTGGAAAGGGATTTGCGCCGCGCACTGGACGTCGGCGAACTGTGCCTCGAATACCAGCCCGCCGTCGACGCCGTCACCGGCGAGATCACCAGCGTCGAAGTCCTGGTCCGCTGGAACAATCCCGAACGCGGCCGCCTGCCGGCCCGCGAGTTCATCCCGGCGGTCGAGCGGACCGACCTGATCCTGCGTCTCGGCCGCTGGGTCATGCGCGAGGCCTGCGCGCAGGTCAAGGCCTGGCGGGACGTCGGCCTGCCGACGCCTCGGCTGTCGATCAACCTGTCGCCGGCCGAGCTGCACCACCGCGACCTGGTGGCCGAGATCGTCAAGATTCTGGACGAGATCGGCCTGGCCGCGTCGCTGCTGCAACTGGAGTTCTCGGAAGAGGCCTTCCTGCTGGCGGTCCAGAAAAACCCCCAGAGCCTGGCCCGGCTGCGCGAGATGGGGGTCGGCATTTCGCTCGACAATTTCGGCAGCGGCGTCTCTTCCATCGAGGCGCTCAAGCGCCACCCGGTGAGCCGGCTCAAGGTCGATCGCTCGTTCCTCGACCGCCTGGACGAGGCCGACGAGGGCGAAACCCTGCTCGGCCCGCTGGTCGAACTGGCGCGCGGCCTGGGCGCCCAGGTGACCGTCGAATCGGTCGAAACCCGCGACCAGATGAAGGAGGCCCAACGGCGCGGCGCCACCGAGCTTCAGGGCTATTTCCTGTGCCGGCCGGTCGACCCGGAGGTCCTCTCCGGCCTGCTCAGGGCCGGCAACCTCTATCTCGACGACGCCGTCACCGGCTTCGTCGGCTGCAACACCCCCGGCACCTGAATTTCGAATTTCGGCGACAGGGGTATTTTGGGGACACCATACTTAATTCGCGAAAAGACGTTGCACCTTGAGCGCAACGAGCGGTGAAATCGAATTAAGTATGGTGTCCCCGAAATACGGCGCTTAGGCGCCGGCGGCGCCTTCTTCCGATCCCAGGAACGTGCGCGTCAGCGCGATGGCCTCGGCGAGGCCCAGGCGCTGGAGGACGACGCCGGCCGGAAAGGCGGAGGCGAAGCGCGATGGCATGGCCCGATCCAGCAGCACGAAGACGCCGCGGTCGGTGGCCCGCCTTATCAGCCGCCCATAGGCTTGCTTGAGGCGCAGGCGGGCCAGCATACCGTCGTAGTCGGCGCCGCCGAAGGCCTCCTTGCGGGCGCGGTGCAGAAGGGTCGGCCGCGGCCACGGCATGCGGTCGAAGACGATCAGCCGGAGCGAGCGCCCCGGCACGTCGACGCCGTCGCGAACCGCGTCCGTGCCCAAGAGGCAGCTGTTCTCCTCGGCGCGGAAGATGTCGATCAGGGTGCCGGTATCCATGGCGTCGACGTGCTGGGCGAGCAGGCCGAGCCCGGCGGCGTCCAGCGCCGGGCCGATCCGGCGATGCACCTCGCGCAGCCGGCTGATGGCGGTGAACAGGCCAAGCCCGCCGCCCCCCGCCGCCAGGAACAGTTCGCGATAGGCCGCCGCCACCTGCTCGGCGCTGTTGCGCTCGACGTCGGTGACGACCAGCACGCGGGTCTGGGCCGGATAGTCGAAGGGCGACTCGATGGCGGCGCGGTGCTCGCGGGCGGCCACGTGGCGGATGCCGACCCGAAGATCGGCCGCCGCCCAGTCGAGCGCGGCATCGCCGCTGCCGTCCCGGAGCGACGCCGAGGTGACGAGCAGGCCATGGGCCGGTTCGGCGACGGCGGCGGCAAACGGGCGCATGGGGTCGATCCAGTGACGGTGCATGCCGACGTCGATCTCGCGGCCGCCCTCGCGGTCGAGGGCCAGCCAGTCGACGAAATCGGGGGGCGTCTCGCCGCTCAGCGCCGCCAGCATGTCGCGCCAGCCGTCGAGGGCCATGACGCCGCGGCGCTCCAGGCTGCGGCAGACCGACTCGATGCGCGATCGCGAGGCCGTTTCCAGGGTATCGGATTCGTCGTCGAGCAGGCCGGCCAGGGCGGCGATCAAGGCTGCCGTCGGGCCGCGTATGGCGGCCAGCGCGGCATCCAGCGCCCGGGCGGCCTCGATGAGGCCGGGAACCGGCGGCCGGGGATGGGCCTCCAGGCCGTAGGGCGAGCGGCTGTCGGGATCGCGCGCCAGCACCTGCTGGCGGACGCGGGCCAGGAAGGCCTCGGTCGGCCCCACCGGGTTGCCCCCCGCCATGCGTTCCCGCCAGCCCGGGGCCGGCAGGGCGCGTGCGGCGTTGAGCAGGGCGTCCAGCGCCTCGGCCGCCTTGTCGGCGCCGTCGGTCAGCAGGTCCTCGACGCGGGCCCTGAGGCCGCGGCTGCGCGAGCGGCCGCGCGCCTCGGCGCCCAGCAGCCAGCGCCGAAGTTCGGCGGTCTCGAAACCCGACAGGTGGGCCGAGAAGGCGGCGTCCGCGGCGTCGAACAGGTGGTGGCCCTCGTCGAACACGTAGCGCACCGGCATCGCCGTTTCCTCGCCGCCGCCCAGCGCCGCCTGGATCATCACCAGGGCGTGGTTGGCGACCACGATTTCGGCCCGCCGGGCGCGGCGGATCGAGCGCTCGACGAAGCACTTGCGGTAGTGCGGGCAGGCCGAATAGATGCATTCGCCCCGCGTGTCGGTCAGATCGAGCGTCAGGTTGCGCCCGACCAGGCCGGCCAGCCAGGCCGGGAAATCGCCGCCCACCATGTCGCCGTCGCGGGAAGCCAGCGCCCAGCGCGCCATCAGGCCCAGCGGCACCGCCCCCGGGGCGCCGTGGACCGGCAGCCGGGCCACCGCCTCGTCCATGTTCAAGAGGCAGAAATAGTTCTCGCGGCCCTTGCGGATGACCACCTTCTCGGCCTTGCGGTCGGGATCGGGATAGACGCGATCCAGTTCGGCGTCGAGCTGGCGCTGCAGGTTGCGCGTGAAGGTGCTGATCCACACGCCGGAGCCGTTCTTCTCGGCCCACACACTGGCCGGGGCCAGGTAGCCCAAGGTCTTGCCGACGCCGGTGCCGGCCTCGGCGATGACGAAGTGCGGCTCGCCGGCGACATCGCGCGGCTGGAAGGCCGCCGACACCTGCGAGGCGTATTCGGCCTGCTGCGGACGCTCCTCGGCCGCCTCGCCCAGCAGCCGGACCAGGCGGGCCCGCGCCTCGATGGGCTCGACCGGCCAGTCGCCGGTGGGCGGTTCGAGCGGCCGCTCGGTCCATTCCTTGAGGCGCAGCCAGACGCGCAGGCCGTTGGCCAGCCCGCGCGAATGCGGCGTCTCGCCGGCCCCCAGGGCGGCCAGCACGGCGCCGCCCCACGGCCAGCCGCCGCTGGCCATCGCCCAGGCGATGGGCGCCGCCGTCGGATCGGCGCCGGCCAGTTCGGCCAGCAAGGCCCGCGTCGCCGCCAGCAGCGTCGCCGCCGCCTGCTCCAGCGTCGAGGGCAGCGGCAGGTCGAGGGCCTCGGCGAGGCCGCGCGGCGTCGGCAGGCAGAAGCGGGCCGGCCGCACGAAGGCGAACAACTCCAGCAGGTCCAGCGCCTCGAAGCGGGCGGTGCCCAGCCGCTGGGCGGTTTCGGGGGCGTGGCAGACCAGGGGCGCCACACCCTCTCCCAAGCGGCGCGCTGCCTCGGGAAGCGCCAAGGTCTCCACCTCGCCGTCGGGGGTTACCCAGGCGGCGGCGCGAAGCCCGGCGACGACGGCGGGGGCTTGCGGCACAAGCACGCGGGCGGAGGGGGGAACGCTGGGCTTCATGGTGCGGAGTATAGTGGGCGGCGCCCTCTCCGCCACCTGCGAAACCGCCCGGAGGGGTTCCTATTTCCCGCACATGCGGCGGACCGACCGCCACTGCTCGGGGTCGATCGGGCGGATCTCGGCCGGCGGGACATCGAAGGCCGCCGCCCGCTCGTCCGACGGGGGATGGGTGGAAAAGAAGGCGAGCAGGCGCTCCTGGTCCTTGTACTGGGCGCTCAACCGCTCGAAGAAACGGGCCAGAGCACGGGGGTCGAGGCCGTTGCGGCCGAGGATGTCGGCGCCGAGTTCGTCGGCCGCCCGTTCCATGTCCCGCGAATAGGCATTGCCCAGCAGCAGCGTGCCGACCCCGCCCAGCACCGTGCCCCCGGCGACATCGCCGAAGAAGAGGCCGAAGAAGGCGGAAACCGTGGCCCTTTCGATGGCCATGCGGGTGGGATGGCGCAGCATGACGTGGCCGATCTCGTGGGCCAGCACGCCGGCCAGCTCGTCGCCCGACTCGGCGAACCCGAGCAGGCCGGAGAACACCACGATGTGACCGCCCGGCAGCGCCACGGCGTTGACGAGGGGCGAACGCACGACCCACACGCGCAGGGGAACGATGTCGTCCGCCGGCGGCCGCACCCGGTCGACCAGCGCCGTCAGCCGGGCGTCGCCGTCGGAATCGCCGCAGACGGCCGTCCCCTCGCCGGTCCGGCGGCCGACGGCGTCGGCGATGCCGGGGACCAGACGGGCCCCGAAGCGGCGTTCGAGATCGCTGGGAATGGCCTCGGCGATGAAACCGGCCAGGGCCGGCAGCACCAGCCAGAAGAACAGCCCGACGACGGCGACGGCGGCGCCGCCCCACAGCAGGACGGGCCGCCACACCGCGCGGCCGCCGCCCTCGCCCTTCGCCAGGTCGGGGCACGCCGCGCGGATCGCCGCCGCGGCCTCGGCATCGTCGACGCTGAGCCGCTCGTCGCTGCCCAGCCGGCGCAGGCGCAGGGTGGGCCGCACCGCCTCGGGCGGGTCGGCGTCGCGCACCTCGGCGGCCGGCCAGCGCATCGGACGGCCGCCCTCCACCTCGATGACGAGAAACGCCCCGTCGGCGACCACGAAGGCCGGCCGGCCCTCGGCCGATACGCCGTCGCGGTAGGTGGCGGCGAAACGCATGGCCTAGATGGCCCCGACGTCCAGCGCGTCGGCCAGCCCCTCGCCGAAGCGCGGTTCTCCGGCGGGCGCCTGAACGACACGGTCGAGGGCGCCGATGTCGTGGATGGAAAGGGTGGTCCAGACGTGGCGCACGGTTTGGAAGACGGCGATGGGGTAGGTAACGAGGGGAGAGAGCACCAGCATCAGGCCGGCGACGGCGATACCTGTCACCATGCCGACAACCGGCACCTCGGGGGAAGCCATTCCTGTCTTCATGAAAACGGCAAAAATGCCAATGAAAATAACACCAAAGATGATGGCGAAAAAAAGTGCCAGCACAATCGCCCAGGCCAACACGAAGGCCGGCAGAATCGAGCGGGCCCGCAACTGGCTTTCCAGACGGACGGTACCCACGGCCGTGCAGTCAATGAAATAGCGGGCCTCGAAGATCCGGTAAAATGCGAACGCCAGGATCGCCGAAAGTAAAGCGACGCCAATCGACACCACGCCGACGCCCTTTAGAAGTGGATCATCTTCGAAGAAACTCGTTGGTGGTGAAAGTCCGAAGGCGCCAAATTCCATCGCTACCCACGTAACGACAAGGATAAGACTCCAGGCGGCAAAAGGGGTTGCCCACACACCCAGCCAGCCCAGAACCAACGGCCGCGCCGGGCCGTTCAGGGCAAATGCCTGGTCGCCCAGGCGCATGCGGTCGACGCGGTATTTGGCGAGGTCGAGACGCATCCATGGCGTGATCAAGCCGAGGCTGAGGACCTGGCCTATCCGCCACAGGAAGGCGCGGCCGGCGTACTTGAGCGCGCCGTTTTCCATGCCGAAGCGGATGCCCCGCCAGCGGGTGCGGGTCAGCCGGTAGCGCCACATGCGGTAGGTGGCGAAATCGATGAGGAAAACGAGCACGAAGGCGTAAGTGAAGTTCAGGACGAGGCCAATCCACGCGGGACCGCCCTCGGCCATGACGCGCAGTACCGAGGAGGCCACCGACAGCGGCACCAGCACGGCGACGACGATGAGGAAACCGACCAGCAGCTCGCTCGCCTTGCCAGTGTATTCCAGCGGCTCGCCGGCGATCACCACGTTGCCCCAGAAATAGCGGCGCAGGCGGGTCTTGGCCCAGAAGCGGTAGATGCCCAGCGTCAGCAGGGTGAGCCCCATGGTCTTCAAGACCAGCGCGAACAGGGCACCGCGCCGTCCCAGGAATTGCGGCACCACCGGGCCTGCCGGCGGCGGCGCCGCGGCGGTCGGCGCTTCCCGATGATCGTCCATCGCACATCCCCCCAAAGCCGGTCGAACGACGGCTTGCCACCACTTTTGCGGGCATCTTGGCACAACTGCCGGTATGGGAAAAGTCTCAGTCGCGGATGAGGCTCCCTGCATCAAAAGAGGAATAATTCTAAACAATCATGCAATATACCGTCGTTTATTAATAAAACTAAAAAGTGAAAAAACGGCAATCCCCTTGAACAGATGCAAACAACGGGATTACAGTTTTGCACCGCGTCGGTCTTAACGTCGTCTTCAACAAGAAACGGCATGTCCGATGACATTGGGGAATCTGAACGCGAAGCCTGAAACATCGGCCGTATTTCCAATGCGCTGGCGGAAAATCCGTCGGCGCCCGTGTTTTTGATCGCATGACAAGGGGTAGACGCCCCGTGTCCGCTGGATACGGGGCATCGTCGTTAACAAGCGAGGTGGGAGGAAGCAAACCATGTGGAAGAGTTGGTCGAGTATCAAACTGTGGAAGCGGATCGCCGCGGGACTGGTCCTCGGCATCATCGTCGGCATCCTGCTGAGCGGAGCGCCCAACGTCGTCGAAACCTGGATCAGGCCGTTCGGCACGCTGTTCCTCAACTTCATCAAGATGCTCATCGTGCCTTTGGTGTTCCTGTCGCTGGTCGTCGGCGTGACCTCGCTCAAGGACCCGGCCCGGATGGGACGGATCGGCATCAAGACGATCGCCTGGTACCTGGTGACCACGGCCGTCGCCGTCGTCATCGGCCTCGTCTTCGGCCTGGTGTTCCAGCCGGGCGCCGGCGTCGAGAAGGTCGCCGCCGCCGCGACCAAGGCCGCCGCCCTGCCGTCGGTGGTCGACACCTTCCTCAACCTGATCCCGGCCAATCCGGTGGGCGCGCTGGCCAGCGGGAACATCCTGCAGATCATCGTCTTCGCCATCGTCGTCGGCATCGCCATCAACTTCGTCGGCCAGAAGGCCGAGCCGCTGGAGCGCGTCATCGCGGCCGGCGCCGAGGTCATGTACAAGATGACCGCCGGCGTCATGGAACTGGCCCCGCTCGGCGTCTTCGCCCTGATGGCCTGGGTGGCCGCCAAATACGGCCTCAGCATCCTGCTGCCGTTGGCCAAGATCATCTTCTGCGTCTATGTGGCCTGCATCCTGCACGCCGTGATCACCTATGGCTTCATTCTCAAGATGCATGGGCTCAGCCCCATGCAGTTCTTCAGGGGCATCGTCGACGCCCAGATGGTGGCCTTCACCACCACCAGCAGCGCCGGCACGCTGCCGGTGACCATGCGCTGCACGCAGGACAACCTGGGCGTTTCCGTCGGCGTCTCCAGCTTCGTGCTGCCGCTGGGCGCCACCATCAACATGGACGGCACGGCCATCTATGAGGCCATCGCCGCCCTGTTCGTCGCCCAGGTCTTCGGCGTCACCCTGGGGGGCGGCGACTACCTCATGATCGTCATCGTCGCCACGCTGGCCTCGATCGGCGCCGCCGGCGTTCCCGGCGCCGGGCTGATCATGCTGACCATGGTGCTGACCACCATCGGCCTGCCGCTCGAGGGACTGGCCATCGTCGCCGGCATCGACCGCGTTCTCGACATGGCGCGCACCACCATCAACGTCACCGGCGATGCGTTCGTTTCCTGCCTCGTCGCCAAGAGCGAGCGCGAACTGAACCAAACGGTCTACGACGCCGCACCGGTCGCCTGAACCGGCGCCGAAACTTCGGCCTGCACATCTCGGGGCTGCCGGCGCCATGCCGGCGGCCCCTTCCTTTTCAAAGGTCCGTGACCCTCCTTCCCGCCCGTTGCATGGCGCGGCGCCGTTCTTACATAGAAGGCGTCCAAACCGAGGGAATCCCATGACCACGCAACAAGCGACCTTCGCGGCCGGATGCTTCTGGGGCGTCGAGGCCGCCTTTCGCGAGGTGAAGGGCGTCGTCGACGTCGAGTCGGGCTACACCGGCGGCACCACCCGCGATCCCACCTACCAAGACGTCTGCGGCGGCCGCACCGGCCACGCCGAGGCGGTGCGCGTGACCTACGACCCCGCCGTGACGAGCTTCGAGGACCTGCTCGACGTCTTCTGGCAGATCCACGATCCGACGACGCCGAACCGCCAGGGCCCCGACGTCGGCACCCAGTACCGCTCGGCGGTGTTCTTCCACGACGCCGGCCAGGAACAGGCGGCCCGCGCCGCCAAGGAGCGCCTCGGCCGATCAGGGCGCCTGCCCCGCCCCGTCGTCACCGAGATCGCGCCGGCCGGCCCGTTCTGGCGGGCCGAGGAATACCACCAGCGCTATCACGAGAAGCACGGCGGCGGCTGCGCGATCTAGGCGCCGTCGGTTTTGGGGACACCATAGTTTTGGGGACACCATACTTCATAGTTTTGGGGACACCATACTTAATTCGAAATGAATTAAGTATGGTGTCCCCAAAACTAATCTGGTGTCCCCAAAACTAATCCGCGATGGCGGCGAACCGGGGGCTGGCGAGGCGCACGTAGTCGTCGACGTCCATGAAGATGGAGCGGTCCAGCCGGCCGGCGTTGAAGCACACCTCGCGGTTGTCGCGAATGGCCGGATCGGCGATCAGGGGCAGTTCCGCCCAGAAGGTGAAGGGCGGCACGGCGCCCATCACGCAGCCGGTGATGGCACTCGCCACCTCGGGCGGCGCGAAGCCCCCTTTCTGGGCCCCTGCCGCCTGGCAAAGGGCCTTCATGTCGAGCCGCCGGCTGCCCGGCACCACCGCCATGACCGTGCGCTTGCCGGCGCCGCCGCCCTTCAGGGTGACGACGATGGCCTTCAGGGACTGCGACGGGTCGTTGCCGCGGATCTTGGCGATCTCCTCGGTGCGCCCCTCGGCCGGATGCTCGACGATGCGATAGCGGGCGCCGCCGCCGTCGAGCAGCCGGACGACGCGCTCGTGGGTGGTGGGGAGGTTTTCCTGGAGTTCGCTCACCTGATCGTCTCCTAGCCGTTTCGCCGCCGGAACGCCGCGTCTTTTGAATTGCGCGGCGCCCGCGCGGCTTCTAAAGTGGCTGGGCCACTTTGCCCATGTCAAAACATTTATCCTTTTCAGGCGGTCCCGCGATGTCCATGTGGACGCGCGCCGGCTGTGTGCCGCCGTCCGGCAGGAGCAGGTTTTCGGCCTCGCCGTGCGGCAACAACCATAAGACGGGAACGCAACGATGATCCACCCCACTCCGGCCGTCATCGGCCTTCGGAAATCCTTTGGTTTCGGCGACCGTCTCGGCCTCGCCACCCCCGGCCACGTCGCCGCCTGCCGCAAGACCGACTTCATCCCCATCTTCGCCCAGCAGTCCATCCGCGAGATGGTGCGCACCAAGCGCAGCCCCGAGGACGTCATGGCCGACGCCCAGCGGGCGGTCATGCGCACCGCCTACAAGGCCGACTGGGGCGCCGACGCCGACCACCTGAAGACCGAAGACGACGTCAGGGCCACGGCGGCCGCCGGCTTCACCTTCTTCACCTTCGATCCCTCCGATCACGTGGTGAACGAGGCCGACACCATGGGGCCCGAGGAACTGGCCCGCGGCGAGACGGCGCTGATCGCCGAGGGGGTGTTCGAGGGATCGAGCCTGCGCGACCTTTATCTCGGCAAGCGCTTCGAGATCGACAACGGTTTCGCGCTGACCTTCGACGAGCCCGCGCTGCTGCGCGCCGCCGTGAAATACGGCCGCGCCGTGCGCCACTGCGCCAGGCTGGCCGCCGCGCTCAAGGAAGCCGCCGGCGGCAGGCCCTACGAGATCGAGATGTCGGTCGACGAATCCGAGGTGCCGACGACGCCCTTGGAACACCTGTTCGTCGCCCGCGAGCTCAAGCGCCGGGGCGTCGAGTTCATCAGCCTGGCGCCGCGCTTCATCGGCGACTTCGAGAAGGCGGTGGACTATCGCGGCGACCTCGCGGCCTTCGAGGCCTCGATCGGCCAGCACGTCGCCATCGCCAAGTTCTGCGGCCCCTACAAGTTGAGCCTGCATTCGGGGTCGGACAAGTTCTCGGTCTATCCCATCTTCGGGCGGCTGTGCGGCGAGATGCTGCACGTCAAGACCGCCGGCACCAGCTATCTCGAGGCGCTGCGCGTCGTGGTGCGCGTCGACAGGCCGTTCTTCCGCGAACTGGTCGAGTACTGTCGGGGCCGCTTCGCCACCGACCGCGCCAGCTATCACCTCTCCACCACCGAGGCCGACGTCGAGCGGCTGGGCGGCGTCGCCGACGGCGACCTGGAGCGGATGTTCCTGGACCTCAACGAGGGCCGACAGCTCATGCACGTCACCTACGGCTCGGTGCTGACCCTGGGCCAGGACGCCAGGGGCCGGCCGTTCCGCGAGCGGTTGATGGCGATTTTGGAAAAGCACGCCGAGATGCACCTCGATTTCGTCGAGCGGCACTTCGACAAGCACCTGGGCCTGCTGCTGGCGGAGTAAGGCGGGCCGGGCCCGACGAGGGGGAACCGGGGCGACCCGCGCTTTAAGCACGGCCCGCGGCATGAGGGGCGTCGGGCGCGCCCCGTTCCGCGCGGCGCCGCGATGGGCCCGCCATAGGCTTGTCATCCTTTGTCGTCCCCCGTCGTCATGTGTCGTCATTTCCGGCCGCGGGCGACGGCCCCGTTCATCGGCCCGCCGGCATCGGCCGCCGCGCCGGGCATCGCGACGGG from Shumkonia mesophila harbors:
- a CDS encoding M48 family metallopeptidase, encoding MRFAATYRDGVSAEGRPAFVVADGAFLVIEVEGGRPMRWPAAEVRDADPPEAVRPTLRLRRLGSDERLSVDDAEAAAAIRAACPDLAKGEGGGRAVWRPVLLWGGAAVAVVGLFFWLVLPALAGFIAEAIPSDLERRFGARLVPGIADAVGRRTGEGTAVCGDSDGDARLTALVDRVRPPADDIVPLRVWVVRSPLVNAVALPGGHIVVFSGLLGFAESGDELAGVLAHEIGHVMLRHPTRMAIERATVSAFFGLFFGDVAGGTVLGGVGTLLLGNAYSRDMERAADELGADILGRNGLDPRALARFFERLSAQYKDQERLLAFFSTHPPSDERAAAFDVPPAEIRPIDPEQWRSVRRMCGK
- a CDS encoding putative bifunctional diguanylate cyclase/phosphodiesterase, whose amino-acid sequence is MTTASNIHTANHPELSRAIIEGSLDAILTFGEDGNIATFNPAAERMFGYPAAEIVGQPIETLLQGERRTGVRDHAKMDSLWDKLAADGKNHECMGRTREEEALHLEISVSRTTVADVAVFILMARDVSLRKREDAHTRFLAHFDSLTGLPNRTLFEERASQAITQARRTGVVLALMMLDLDRFKEVNDSLGHQVGDRLLVAAAKRIRESVRETDTVTRLGGDEFAVLVTNLADPTGAATVGETIVSALNSPFDLDGERVITSASLGITTFPADGAGVDVLLRNADRALYRAKAKGRNTYQFYVPEMDAMIQSRKALERDLRRALDVGELCLEYQPAVDAVTGEITSVEVLVRWNNPERGRLPAREFIPAVERTDLILRLGRWVMREACAQVKAWRDVGLPTPRLSINLSPAELHHRDLVAEIVKILDEIGLAASLLQLEFSEEAFLLAVQKNPQSLARLREMGVGISLDNFGSGVSSIEALKRHPVSRLKVDRSFLDRLDEADEGETLLGPLVELARGLGAQVTVESVETRDQMKEAQRRGATELQGYFLCRPVDPEVLSGLLRAGNLYLDDAVTGFVGCNTPGT
- the msrA gene encoding peptide-methionine (S)-S-oxide reductase MsrA — its product is MTTQQATFAAGCFWGVEAAFREVKGVVDVESGYTGGTTRDPTYQDVCGGRTGHAEAVRVTYDPAVTSFEDLLDVFWQIHDPTTPNRQGPDVGTQYRSAVFFHDAGQEQAARAAKERLGRSGRLPRPVVTEIAPAGPFWRAEEYHQRYHEKHGGGCAI
- a CDS encoding ATP-dependent DNA helicase, whose amino-acid sequence is MKPSVPPSARVLVPQAPAVVAGLRAAAWVTPDGEVETLALPEAARRLGEGVAPLVCHAPETAQRLGTARFEALDLLELFAFVRPARFCLPTPRGLAEALDLPLPSTLEQAAATLLAATRALLAELAGADPTAAPIAWAMASGGWPWGGAVLAALGAGETPHSRGLANGLRVWLRLKEWTERPLEPPTGDWPVEPIEARARLVRLLGEAAEERPQQAEYASQVSAAFQPRDVAGEPHFVIAEAGTGVGKTLGYLAPASVWAEKNGSGVWISTFTRNLQRQLDAELDRVYPDPDRKAEKVVIRKGRENYFCLLNMDEAVARLPVHGAPGAVPLGLMARWALASRDGDMVGGDFPAWLAGLVGRNLTLDLTDTRGECIYSACPHYRKCFVERSIRRARRAEIVVANHALVMIQAALGGGEETAMPVRYVFDEGHHLFDAADAAFSAHLSGFETAELRRWLLGAEARGRSRSRGLRARVEDLLTDGADKAAEALDALLNAARALPAPGWRERMAGGNPVGPTEAFLARVRQQVLARDPDSRSPYGLEAHPRPPVPGLIEAARALDAALAAIRGPTAALIAALAGLLDDESDTLETASRSRIESVCRSLERRGVMALDGWRDMLAALSGETPPDFVDWLALDREGGREIDVGMHRHWIDPMRPFAAAVAEPAHGLLVTSASLRDGSGDAALDWAAADLRVGIRHVAAREHRAAIESPFDYPAQTRVLVVTDVERNSAEQVAAAYRELFLAAGGGGLGLFTAISRLREVHRRIGPALDAAGLGLLAQHVDAMDTGTLIDIFRAEENSCLLGTDAVRDGVDVPGRSLRLIVFDRMPWPRPTLLHRARKEAFGGADYDGMLARLRLKQAYGRLIRRATDRGVFVLLDRAMPSRFASAFPAGVVLQRLGLAEAIALTRTFLGSEEGAAGA
- a CDS encoding dicarboxylate/amino acid:cation symporter, producing MWKSWSSIKLWKRIAAGLVLGIIVGILLSGAPNVVETWIRPFGTLFLNFIKMLIVPLVFLSLVVGVTSLKDPARMGRIGIKTIAWYLVTTAVAVVIGLVFGLVFQPGAGVEKVAAAATKAAALPSVVDTFLNLIPANPVGALASGNILQIIVFAIVVGIAINFVGQKAEPLERVIAAGAEVMYKMTAGVMELAPLGVFALMAWVAAKYGLSILLPLAKIIFCVYVACILHAVITYGFILKMHGLSPMQFFRGIVDAQMVAFTTTSSAGTLPVTMRCTQDNLGVSVGVSSFVLPLGATINMDGTAIYEAIAALFVAQVFGVTLGGGDYLMIVIVATLASIGAAGVPGAGLIMLTMVLTTIGLPLEGLAIVAGIDRVLDMARTTINVTGDAFVSCLVAKSERELNQTVYDAAPVA
- a CDS encoding YjgN family protein — translated: MDDHREAPTAAAPPPAGPVVPQFLGRRGALFALVLKTMGLTLLTLGIYRFWAKTRLRRYFWGNVVIAGEPLEYTGKASELLVGFLIVVAVLVPLSVASSVLRVMAEGGPAWIGLVLNFTYAFVLVFLIDFATYRMWRYRLTRTRWRGIRFGMENGALKYAGRAFLWRIGQVLSLGLITPWMRLDLAKYRVDRMRLGDQAFALNGPARPLVLGWLGVWATPFAAWSLILVVTWVAMEFGAFGLSPPTSFFEDDPLLKGVGVVSIGVALLSAILAFAFYRIFEARYFIDCTAVGTVRLESQLRARSILPAFVLAWAIVLALFFAIIFGVIFIGIFAVFMKTGMASPEVPVVGMVTGIAVAGLMLVLSPLVTYPIAVFQTVRHVWTTLSIHDIGALDRVVQAPAGEPRFGEGLADALDVGAI
- a CDS encoding YbaK/EbsC family protein, producing the protein MSELQENLPTTHERVVRLLDGGGARYRIVEHPAEGRTEEIAKIRGNDPSQSLKAIVVTLKGGGAGKRTVMAVVPGSRRLDMKALCQAAGAQKGGFAPPEVASAITGCVMGAVPPFTFWAELPLIADPAIRDNREVCFNAGRLDRSIFMDVDDYVRLASPRFAAIAD